The DNA region AAGATAAACGAGATCCTTGAAAAGAAAGTGCTGCCCAAGTACAAGCATCTTCTGGATGATTCAAAAATGTCGATCATCGATATTAGTGTTCTGCTGCATCAGACACCGGGAGGGATGCTCTCCAACCTGGTGAACCAGTTAAGGGAATTGGACGCCCTGCATAAGATCGACGAGGTTTACAAAGAACTCCCCAGAGTCAGAAAAGAACTCGGGCAGATCCCGCTGGTAACCCCCACCAGCCAGATCGTCGGAATCCAGACCGTCAACAATGTTCTCTTTGACGATCAATATGAACGCTATAAGATGATTACGGATCAGGTCAAAGATCTTTGCTACGGTTTATATGGTAAAACCGCCGTCCCCATAGATCCTGAAGTTCAAAAGAAAGCACTCAAAGGGTACAAACGGGGGGAAGAACCGATTACCTGTCGACCGGCCGAAGTGCTGGCACCCGAGCTTGAACAGGCCAAAAAAGATGTCGAGGGTCTGGGCGAAGACATCGACGACGTGATTACATATGCGCTTTATCCCATCACCGGCAAACGGTTTTTGAAGTGGAAATACGGTAAACAGGATCCGCCCCAGGAAGTTAAACCCAGGACCCTGGAAGAGATTAAAGCGGAAGAGGAGCGGGTAAAACTGGCCCGGCTGGGGCTGCTGGTTCCAAAGGTGGAAAAAGCGGCTCCTCCCAAAAGCCCGTTTGTTCGAACGTTTAATGTATTCGTTGATAATGAATACTTTGAAGTGGAAGTAGATGATATCGGCGGGATGCCGATGGCCGGCTATATGCCGCAAATACCGGCGGCCGCCCCCTCCAGAGTTGCACCGGCTGCCCGGCCTTCTGCGGCAGCACCCGCGGCGGCCCCGGCGGCCCCGGCAGCCCCGGCGGCTGAAAAGGTTGACGGCACCCCCCTGACCGCGCCGATGCCCGGTATGATCGTTCGCTATGCAAAACAGGTGGGAGATTCGGTTGCCAAAGGGGATACCGTCGTGGTACTGGAAGCCATGAAGATGGAAAACGCTCTTCCGGCCCCGGCCGGCGGCACGATCAAGAGTATTCATTTTAATAGCGGCGATTCGGTTTCCAAGGGTGCTGTACTGTGTATAATTGCATAAAAAAGGAGCGACAGGATCATGAAGATCCACGAATATCAGGCCAAGGATCTGTTCAAAAAATACAACATTCCCATTCCAGACGGCGGGGTGGCCTTAAATCCGGATGAAGCCGCAGGGATCGCCGCAAGGCTGGGCGCCTTCCCGGTAGTGGTCA from Candidatus Desulfatibia profunda includes:
- a CDS encoding pyruvate carboxylase subunit B → MSKHDQVKMTTMDYSPDRPKAKNPLKVMDLSFRDGHQSLFATRGRTEDMIPVAEMMDEVGFWALETWGGATFDTMHRFLNEDPWERIRTLKRYIKKTPFSMLLRAQNLVGYRNYADDLARAFVERAAANGMDIFRTFDALNDFRNFETVVAVIKACGKHFQGCICYTMTEPRLGGDVYDIDYFVSKAKDLEAMGADSICVKDMAGLIAPYDAYQVIKALKAAVKAPIHLHSHFTSGMSPMSHLKAIEAGVDIIDTCMSPYAYRTSHAAVEPLVMTLLGTNRDTGFDIRHLAKINEILEKKVLPKYKHLLDDSKMSIIDISVLLHQTPGGMLSNLVNQLRELDALHKIDEVYKELPRVRKELGQIPLVTPTSQIVGIQTVNNVLFDDQYERYKMITDQVKDLCYGLYGKTAVPIDPEVQKKALKGYKRGEEPITCRPAEVLAPELEQAKKDVEGLGEDIDDVITYALYPITGKRFLKWKYGKQDPPQEVKPRTLEEIKAEEERVKLARLGLLVPKVEKAAPPKSPFVRTFNVFVDNEYFEVEVDDIGGMPMAGYMPQIPAAAPSRVAPAARPSAAAPAAAPAAPAAPAAEKVDGTPLTAPMPGMIVRYAKQVGDSVAKGDTVVVLEAMKMENALPAPAGGTIKSIHFNSGDSVSKGAVLCIIA